The following proteins are encoded in a genomic region of Rhinolophus ferrumequinum isolate MPI-CBG mRhiFer1 chromosome 17, mRhiFer1_v1.p, whole genome shotgun sequence:
- the LOC117036748 gene encoding LOW QUALITY PROTEIN: low molecular weight phosphotyrosine protein phosphatase-like (The sequence of the model RefSeq protein was modified relative to this genomic sequence to represent the inferred CDS: deleted 2 bases in 1 codon; substituted 1 base at 1 genomic stop codon) translates to MAQQVPKSGLLECPGNICGSPIAEAVSRILVTDQNVSHNWLDSAVTSTYGIGNPPDYPGLTCFKNXHGAPMNHIAPAGKEGVATFAYILCMDESNLRDLTRKSNQARNSKAILELLGSCNPQKQLIIEDPYHGDDSSFEIVYQ, encoded by the exons ATGGCCCAGCAGGTGCCCAAGTCAGGGCTGTTGGAGTGTCCAGGTAATATCTGTGGATCACCCATTGCAGAGGCAGTTTCCAGAATACTTGTAACTGATCAAAACGTTTCACATAATTGGTTAGACAGTGCAGTGACATCCACGTATGGAATAGGAAACCCTCCTGATTACCCAGGGCTTACCTGCTTCAAGAAT TAGCATGGTGCTCCCATGAACCACATTGCCCCCGCAGGTAAAGAAGGTGTTGCCACATTTGCTTATATACTGTGTATGGATGAAAGCAACCTGAGAGATTTGACTAGAAAAAGTAATCAAGCTAGAAACAGCAAAGCTATACTTGAACTACTTGGGAGCTGCAATCCACAAAAACAACTTATTATTGAAGACCCCTATCATGGGGATGACTCTAGCTTTGAAATAGTCTACCAGTAG